The stretch of DNA GCATTTATTGAAGCTTCAAAAGGTTCAATGAAAGGGGTTCTTGGATTTACTAAAGAACCACTTGTGTCGATTGACTTCAATTCAAACCCACATTCAGCGATCATTGACGGTTTAACGACAATGGTAATGGGAACACGTAAGGTAAAAGTTCTGGCTTGGTATGATAATGAATGGGGCTACTCAGCACGTGTAGTAGATTTGACGAAAAAAGTAGGCGCAGCACTAAAAGATACAGTAATTGCCTAATAAAATATTCCTCCCTACATGCTTTCAAAAGTAGGGAGGAATTATTTTTTTCTCGAACACTTGCATTGTGTGAGATTACAACATATAATGTGAATCGTGTACTTTTATTGTACCAACTGACTGCTTAAAGGGTTAGGACCTCTCTGGACTAACTTTCCCCCGTGGTAGTCGACTTTGATGATTCAACAAACTATAAAAAACTTATCAAAGGGGGAAACGAACCATGGAAACAATGGGGCGTCATGTTATCGCAGAACTATGGGAGTGCGAATTTGACAAATTGAACGATGAAACATACATCGAGCGGACGTTTGTAGAGGCAGCACTTAAATCAGGAGCAGAAGTACGTGAAGTAGCATTCCACAAATTTGCACCACAAGGTGTAAGTGGAGTCGTGATCATTTCTGAATCACACTTAACTATCCACAGCTTCCCAGAACACGGTTACGCAAGTATTGATGTATATACATGCGGCGATTTAGATCCAACAATTGCTGCTAAATATATTGCTGATGCACTTGGATCTCAGACTCGTGAAATGACAGAAATTCCACGTGGAATGGGTCCTGTTATTGCGGGTAAAGCGCGCGTAACAGCACATGCATAACAACTAAACTGAGTAGGCAGAGGGAGAAATTCCTCTGCTTTTTCGATTTTAATGGACTTTTTTTGATATAATAGGAACACTAAACGAATGACGAAATTCAGGAGATAAAACTATGAGATGTCCAGCTTGCCAATTTAATGGAACGCGGGTCGTGGATTCACGACCGGTAGACGATAATAAAGCGATCCGCAGAAGAAGAGAATGTGAAGACTGTGGTTTTCGTTTTACTACTTTCGAAAAAGTAGAAGAAATGCCGTTGATAGTAGTGAAAAAAGGTGGGTCACGCGAAGAATTCAGCCACGAAAAAGTATTGAGAGGCCTGATTCGCGCATGTGAAAAACGCCCTGTGACGCTTGAATCTCTTGAAAATGTCGTATTCTCAATTGAGAAAGATTTACGTCGAATCGGCAATTCCGAAGTGAAGTCAGAGGATGTTGGCGAAATGGTCATGGATCGTCTGGCAACCATCGATGAAGTAGCATACGTGCGCTTTGCGTCCGTATATCGACAATTTAAAGACATTAATGTGTTTATAGATGAATTAAAAGACTTGTTGAAGAAAAGTCCAGAAGACAAAAAATAAGGGACAGGAGGACGATGTTGCGTGCAACTATTATTTAAAGAACTTCAGCCGGTAGATAGCTTCATCATCCAAATGCCCAATATACTGACGGACAAGGATCGCCAGCTAGTGACGATGTTGTATAAACCTATCATTGGTTCAGATGCGATGAGTTTGTATTGTACATTATGGGCAGAATCAGAGTGCGAAACAACTGAACAATTGACACACTATTATTTAATGGATGTGTTGAATATGTCGTTAAAGAAAATATTTGATGCCCGTGTGTCACTCGAAGCCATTGGACTGATGAAAACGTGGAAAAAAGATGCTGACGATAAACGTCTGTTCATTTATGAGGTAGTAGCACCCCTGGATGCAGCTTCGTTCTTCAGTGAACCGATTTTGGCCACATCTTTATATAGCGTCATACACGAAAAAGCGTATATACGTATAAGAGAGCGCTTCGTTAAAAAGCAACCAAACTTAAACGGGTATGAGAATGTATCGCGTGACCTGCAGGACGTTTTTAAAAGCAACCATGATTACAATAAACTGGGGCATATATTTGAACCAGGGCAAATAGAGCAAA from Paenisporosarcina sp. FSL H8-0542 encodes:
- the speD gene encoding adenosylmethionine decarboxylase produces the protein METMGRHVIAELWECEFDKLNDETYIERTFVEAALKSGAEVREVAFHKFAPQGVSGVVIISESHLTIHSFPEHGYASIDVYTCGDLDPTIAAKYIADALGSQTREMTEIPRGMGPVIAGKARVTAHA
- the nrdR gene encoding transcriptional regulator NrdR, with the protein product MRCPACQFNGTRVVDSRPVDDNKAIRRRRECEDCGFRFTTFEKVEEMPLIVVKKGGSREEFSHEKVLRGLIRACEKRPVTLESLENVVFSIEKDLRRIGNSEVKSEDVGEMVMDRLATIDEVAYVRFASVYRQFKDINVFIDELKDLLKKSPEDKK